From the genome of Acropora palmata chromosome 8, jaAcrPala1.3, whole genome shotgun sequence:
GACTTAGTATTCagaggaattttttttattattttaagactTGTGTTTccgtttaaagaaaaataagcacTTGTTCATGAAAAATACTCATCTACTGTTAGGGGCCTCACACCAAAATAGTCGCATGTTTGGTTTCCATACATCCATGTTATGGCATTTCTCATTAAAGCACATACTATGTACATTTTACCGACTGTGCTCAGACCTATCTTCAAATTGCTTTTAAAATCCAGAGCCTTAATAGATTTAATCACATCTCCAAAGATCCATTCAACTGAGGTTCGCACTCGGCTCATGGACAAATTAAAAGCTTCCATTCCTGGAGTTAATCTTGCATCCCTAAATGGTGCCTGTAAGTGGACCCCCAAGGGATATGATGGATCCCCATACAAGCACATGTCCTGACCAGTAGGAGAATGGGCGCAGTTCTCCAAATCATCCACAGGAGCCAGAATCTCTAAGGATGCCGGCATCATGACGTTTACCCACTGAAGCAGCATTTAGGAGTATGTTATTAGCTGAAGTGTACAGCTTACAAGAGGAACTTCATTAGTTATTTGGGGAAGGGGTGGGGTGGGCAACATTAGTCATGCATGGTACTTGTTCCTAGTTCACTCTTACTCCTGGACCCCTCTAAATTTACCACTTGTGTTTGATTCATACtgtacaatggaaaatatatCACATTTCACAAAGCATTTTACAACAGCATTAATTCTTCAGTGCTTCTAAAAGTGCACATAATTTGGTGCAAAGTACAACTCGGTGAtagattttgtgaaaaaatatAAGCAAATAAATGCAAGTGACTACTTTAATACCTACGAGTCCATACAAATTGGCTATCAGTCCATTCGGTATGGTCACTGATTGAAACTTGAGCACATGGACTCTCTTGTGCCCATTGTAGACAGTGCTCTGGTTTTCGTTCGGCCTGCAGATTGGGCGAACGGTACCGTCAACAAACCCGAAGCACTTCTCAAGTGGAGCTCCTTTTCCTGCTATGGCGTCGGCGTACCTCTGCAATGCGGCAGGGTTTAGTAGCAGATCATTCCACTGCGTTAGTCTATGTCCGTGAGCTTGATAGATGTAATCTACAACTTGGTTTGTGACCATACTGAGAATGGGAACTGGTCTCCCAAAGCGGTATATCATATCACTGTAGCGGCAAGGGAAACTCGTTCGCTTTAGAACCATACATAAACCCTCGATACCATCTGCCACTGACCTCTGGGGGCATGTAAAGGTGTCTGGCAAGCCAAGACCTTCAGCTAAAAGAGGAATGTCGCCCTTCTCTAGTCTGAACTCCCATTTGCACTCGGCTTCTTCCATGTTGTCTAAATCAAAGCGATCGTAAGCATCATAGGAAAAATCCGGATTTCTGGAAGTGTTTTCTTCGAGAAGTAGTAAAAGCTCTTCGTCCATAATTAGGCCTTGGCTATGGCTTATTAAGCTCATATCTCTAGCATCTTTTAGCGAAGGCATGTCAACATGGGTAGAAGTCTGTGTCTCAAAAACGTCAACTGCTTAACCTTCCTATTTCGCGCCAAGAACAAAGGCCTTGATCCAGTCTTACGCTGCTTCTCCGCCGTTCGTGTTGTCAAGAACGTCTggtgcttaagctctctaatagcTGAAGCTGGCGGAAGGCTTTGGCCACAAGCCGAATCTTGGGCCAAGGATGGAGGTAGAGATGTAGAAAtgtgaaagatgaaaaatgacTGAGACTTGGAGTCAACGTCATGTTTGGAAAGCGCATACAATTTTCATTCACAACTTTACGGGAAGCGAATAGAATTTATACTTTATGAAGTCGTAACGAACTCATTAAAGTGCAGTTTGGTGTAAAATCATGCGCGTGATTTCAAAATGAGCAAGAGTCTGATTTTAAATCACCAGCATGATCTCAGACCAAAATTGCAGTCCACTTATTCGTTTACCAATTTATAATAGCAGAACATATGTATGTTTATTCATCCCCTCTAATAAACtcagtttttaaaattttgatttgttttggaaaacaaTAGCATTAAGAGCAAAACAAATAGTGCGCTTTGTGAATACACTGAAATGTtaagagccaatcagattgcaaggATCAGcagtgatttcaaaatgtggtaattaTGGTGAATATTGTCGATCGGGCTTCAGACGCCCGAAACATTGACAACATATGGTCCACAAGCGCAGTACGTTGATTATTGAAAAGAGAAGTAGAATACCCAGAATGAATCtagcaaattttgaccagCTCGCCTCCCCAGATAACAGATCCAGAAAATCgatatttgattctcattgaaTGGTTACCTAGTGGACGCTGatttttttgccaaattttaAACCACGGTGGCAAGCGTGTGGTTATGTCTTTAAGAGTTATATGACTTGCAATGACACTCGTAAATGAATTGGGTTTTTTTCGCGTTTCAGGATCTGGCATATCGGGTGACGGGAAGAAGAGGAGAAAGCGTGAGGAAGGAAggagacagaaaaaaaaagcaaaagaaaagaaaaaaaaattagcctaccaaatataaataaaatgttttgattACCGAATTTCTCTGTTGTTCAGCCCTGAAATTGtagtaaaacaattattcgtCTCAGGCTAAGTGAATATTGTCGAGTAATCCcatcgacttcgtctcggagATTTTTCGACAATATTCACCTCGCCTTCGgcgaataatttttaattagcattatttcattttcattttggcgcagtttgtaacaaaaaaaaaacgataaaGCTTACATGTGATTTAATACTATGTAATTACAATCGAACCTCTATTTGGTGGCCACCCTCGGGGATCAGCTCTGTGGCCGCTTAACAGAGGTGGCCACTAAATGGAGGTACGCAAATAATAGAGTCTGGGCGTAGACAAATGTCtatttttaattataaatCACGGAATACAATAGGGAATAGACTTTCTTAGACACCACAACATACGAGGGCCAAAGATTCTACACGAGGAGTCAGCTCTCAATATGGGGACACACTTCAAACCAACGGAGACATTCCAATACACGTTCTTTACATCGTGTCACCCACCGGGAGTGAAGAAGGGCTTTGTAAAAGGCAAAGCCCTAAGACTGCTTAGAACAAACTcttcaacaaaaacatttgaagaaaacattaCAAGATTTAAAAAGCACCTTATGGAGAGAGGCTATccacaaaattttattaacaaTGCACTTTAAAAAGTGAAGTTTGAACAAAGGACACAAGCCCTCCTCCaacgaaatgaaacaaaaaaaacgaatCTTTCCCTTCATAACACACTACCACCCAGCAGTTCCAAATCTCAAAGAAGCCTTAACGAGGAAGTGGTACCTAATACAGCACCAACCATTGCTAAATCTAATTTTCAAGGAGCCGCCCATAATATCATACAGACAAGGACACTCCCTTAAAGACATACTGGTAAGagcaaaaatataacaaaggcAAGAAAACCAATCCACATATTCCGGAGATGTGTAGGCCTGTCAACCTATtaccacaaaattaatggcaaTCTGGCTGACAAAGTTTCTTAAACGAGCGACAAACTCTGGTAAAGCACTGATCAGAGGAGTGATCAGAGAAAA
Proteins encoded in this window:
- the LOC141889244 gene encoding uncharacterized protein LOC141889244 translates to MPSLKDARDMSLISHSQGLIMDEELLLLLEENTSRNPDFSYDAYDRFDLDNMEEAECKWEFRLEKGDIPLLAEGLGLPDTFTCPQRSVADGIEGLCMVLKRTSFPCRYSDMIYRFGRPVPILSMVTNQVVDYIYQAHGHRLTQWNDLLLNPAALQRYADAIAGKGAPLEKCFGFVDGTVRPICRPNENQSTVYNGHKRVHVLKFQSVTIPNGLIANLYGLVVGKRHDAGILRDSGSCG